One Brassica napus cultivar Da-Ae chromosome A1, Da-Ae, whole genome shotgun sequence genomic region harbors:
- the LOC106429526 gene encoding uncharacterized protein LOC106429526 → MNSPRVPPPMPPGATGPASMPPGATGPASNRAASSSRSNSYPQMTLNAMLNSPARLAQPHLHPDKINGALWFGIDPCVNSFIRATWQAYYMGPWKSWRTVPDERRESWWQTFVQNFYWDPEFNDLVYGLWKKETWTTIGERISKKKRQHKKPKYINEADWTLLLEYWATEAAKKKSKKAAKSRKSDPVGKGCHKHNAGHRSFARIEYNMMVASGTNERPSFTDLVRATHTRPDGTFVDYRAEELVTQAEMEATQLSNTDGSPGSPSASSTPSRLKINKAYLKNAKGKRGHVYGLGSAQYREQAPSSRVPNGLARNLELEMRVGGLETSLQSVREDVSEVKHDVSEMKQEFASTRDAINQLLQMLRPPQAPTEQTYAQPQVPTPQP, encoded by the exons ATGAACTCACCAAGAGTACCTCCTCCTATGCCTCCTGGTGCTACTGGACCGGCTTCTATGCCTCCTGGTGCTACTGGACCGGCTTCGAACCGTGCTGCTTCCTCTTCTCGTTCCAATAGCTATCCGCAGATGACTCTCAATGCCATGCTCAATTCACCTGCTAGGCTAGCACAGCCTCATCTCCATCCAGATAAAATCAATGGAGCTTTATG GTTTGGTATTGACCCATGTGTCAACTCTTTCATTCGGGCAACTTGGCAAGCATACTACATGGGGCCTTGGAAGAGTTGGAGGACGGTTCCTGATGAaaggagggaatcatggtggcAAACCTTTGTG cAAAATTTCTATTGGGACCCTGAGTTTAATGACTTAGTCTACGGTCTTTGGAAGAAAGAAACGTGGACAACCATTGGTGAAAGGATAAGCAAGAAGAAGAGGCAACATAAGAAGCCAAAGTACATCAATGAAGCTGACTGGACTCTCCTGTTAGAGTATTGGGCGACCGAGGCAGCTAAAAAGAAGAGCAAGAAGGCTGCAAAATCTCGCAAGTCTGATCCTGTGGGTAAAGGCTGCCACAAGCATAATGCAGGACATCGGTCTTTTGCAAGGATTGAGTATAACATG ATGGTGGCTTCTGGTACTAATGAGAGGCCATCATTCACCGACCTAGTTAGGGCGACACACACCAGACCAGATGGAACTTTTGTGGACTACCGTGCTGAAGAGTTGGTTACTCAAGCCGAGATGGAAGCCACACAACTCTCTAACACTGACGGATCACCCGGGAGTCCAAGTGCATCATCTACTCCTTCTCGCCTCAAGATAAACAAAGCTTATCTAAAG AATGCTAAGGGTAAGAGGGGGCATGTTTATGGACTCGGCAGTGCCCAATACAGGGAGCAAGCACCTTCTTCACGCGTCCCTAATGGTCTTGCGCGCAACCTGGAGCTGGAGATGCGGGTGGGAGGTCTTGAGACAAGCCTCCAAAGTGTGAGGGAGGACGTGTCTGAGGTGAAGCATGATGTGTCCGAGATGAAGCAGGAGTTTGCATCAACAAGAGATGCAATCAATCAGCTCCTCCAAATGCTTCGTCCCCCACAAGCACCTACTGAACAGACTTATGCTCAGCCCCAAGTCCCAACTCCTCAGCCCTAA